Genomic segment of Hymenobacter aquaticus:
AAACCGTTGTCCTGAATGATGTGCACCAGCAGCTGGGTGCCAAAATGGTCCCCTTTGCCGGCTACAACATGCCCGTGCGCTACTCCTCCGACCTCGACGAGCACCGCACCGTGCGCCGCGCCGTGGGCATGTTCGACGTGTCGCACATGGGCGAGTTCCGGGTGCGCGGCCCCCACGCCCTCGACCTGATTCAGCGCGTGACCAGCAACGACGCCAGCAAGCTCACCGATGGCAAAGCCCAGTACTCGTGCCTGCCCAACCAAACCGGCGGCATCGTGGACGATTTGCTGGTGTACAAGCTGGCCGACGAAGACTACATGCTGGTGGTTAACGCCTCCAACATCGACAAAGACTGGAACTGGATTAGCCAGTTTAACACCCAGGGCGCCGAAATGGAGAACATTTCGGACCAGACCAGTCTGTTTGCCGTGCAGGGCCCCAAGGCGGCCGAAGCCCTGCAAAGCCTGACCGATACGGACCTGGCCAGCATTCCGTACTACTCCTTCGTGCAGGGTACGTTTGCCGGGGCTCCCAACGTCATCATCTCGGCCACGGGCTACACCGGCGCGGGCGGCTTCGAGCTCTACATTCCGAATGAGTACGCCCAGCAGGTGTGGGACAAGATCATGGAAGCCGGTCAGCCCTTCGGCCTGAAGCCCATCGGGCTGGGCGCGCGCGACACGCTGCGCCTGGAAATGGGCTTCTCGCTCTACGGCAACGACATCGACGACACGACTTCGCCGCTGGAAGCCGGCCTGGGCTGGATTACCAAATTCACCAAGGAGTTCACCAACTCGGCCAGCCTGAAGGCCCAGAAGGAGCAGGGCGTGAGCCGCAAGCTGGTCGCTTTCCTGATGGACGGCCCCGGCATTCCGCGCAGCCACTACGAGCTGGTGACGGAGGCCGGCGAGAAAATCGGGGAGGTGACCTCCGGTACCCAGTCGCCCACGCTGAGCAAGGGCATTGGCCTGGGCTACGTGAAAACCGAGTTCAGCGCGCCCGGCAGCCAGATTTTCGTGCAGGTGCGGGGCAAGAACTTCCCGGCCACGGTGGTGAAGCTGCCGTTCGTGAAAGGCACGGAAGAAGTCTAAGCGGCTTCACTCGGAACCAGACGTAGCACGATACCCTCCAAACGTCATTCCGAGCGCAGCCGAGGAATCTCGCGGGGCCTCGTTTGATTACTGATCAG
This window contains:
- the gcvT gene encoding glycine cleavage system aminomethyltransferase GcvT; protein product: MAEELKTVVLNDVHQQLGAKMVPFAGYNMPVRYSSDLDEHRTVRRAVGMFDVSHMGEFRVRGPHALDLIQRVTSNDASKLTDGKAQYSCLPNQTGGIVDDLLVYKLADEDYMLVVNASNIDKDWNWISQFNTQGAEMENISDQTSLFAVQGPKAAEALQSLTDTDLASIPYYSFVQGTFAGAPNVIISATGYTGAGGFELYIPNEYAQQVWDKIMEAGQPFGLKPIGLGARDTLRLEMGFSLYGNDIDDTTSPLEAGLGWITKFTKEFTNSASLKAQKEQGVSRKLVAFLMDGPGIPRSHYELVTEAGEKIGEVTSGTQSPTLSKGIGLGYVKTEFSAPGSQIFVQVRGKNFPATVVKLPFVKGTEEV